From a region of the Methylocystis hirsuta genome:
- a CDS encoding DUF1348 family protein: MTDTIQHAGARQPLPPFTRETAIQKVRMAEDAWNARDPERVSLAYTEDSRWRNRAEFPVGRTEIVAFLKRKWAREIDYRLIKELWAFAENRIAVRFVYESRDDAGNWFRSHGNENWEFDERGLMRLRFASINDQPIRESERKFHWPQGPRPSDHPGLSDLGL; encoded by the coding sequence ATGACCGACACGATACAACACGCCGGCGCCCGCCAGCCGCTGCCGCCTTTCACGCGTGAAACCGCGATCCAGAAAGTTCGCATGGCCGAAGACGCCTGGAACGCGCGCGACCCTGAGCGCGTGTCGCTTGCCTATACGGAAGACAGCCGCTGGCGCAATCGCGCGGAGTTCCCGGTCGGGCGAACCGAGATCGTCGCGTTCCTGAAGCGCAAATGGGCGCGTGAGATCGACTATCGTCTGATCAAGGAACTCTGGGCCTTCGCCGAGAACCGGATCGCGGTGCGCTTTGTTTATGAGTCGCGCGATGACGCCGGCAATTGGTTCCGCAGCCATGGCAACGAGAACTGGGAGTTCGACGAGCGCGGGCTGATGCGACTGCGCTTTGCGAGCATCAACGATCAACCAATCCGCGAAAGCGAACGGAAGTTCCACTGGCCGCAAGGCCCGCGGCCTTCGGATCACCCGGGTCTTTCCGACCTCGGGCTTTGA
- a CDS encoding pyridoxamine 5'-phosphate oxidase family protein, which yields MPHRFAEIAFTPTVKKAQEELGSRNAYARMESVPETRNHRLSEAEAEFIAARNSFYMATVSETGWPYIQHRGGPIGFVRVLDDATIGFADYRGNRQYISLGNLANDDRVSLFFMDYPNKTRLKLFGRAKIVGLDDEATLSRLESSDYRARVERGFLIKVEGFDWNCPQHIVERYTLDEMRVTTAPLTARIAELERQLARLRTAASVAGASDHAGA from the coding sequence ATGCCGCACCGTTTCGCGGAGATCGCCTTCACCCCGACGGTGAAGAAGGCGCAGGAGGAACTGGGCAGCCGCAACGCTTATGCCCGCATGGAGAGCGTTCCTGAGACCAGGAACCATCGCCTGAGCGAGGCGGAAGCTGAATTCATCGCGGCGCGAAATTCGTTCTACATGGCGACGGTCAGCGAGACCGGCTGGCCCTACATCCAGCATCGCGGCGGGCCGATCGGATTCGTGCGTGTGCTGGACGACGCCACGATCGGCTTCGCGGATTATCGCGGCAACCGGCAATATATCAGCCTCGGCAATCTCGCGAACGACGATCGCGTGTCGCTCTTCTTCATGGACTACCCGAACAAGACGCGGCTGAAGCTCTTTGGACGCGCGAAGATCGTCGGTCTCGACGACGAGGCGACCTTGTCTCGACTCGAATCCTCGGATTACCGCGCCCGCGTCGAGCGCGGCTTCCTGATCAAGGTAGAGGGGTTCGACTGGAACTGTCCGCAACACATCGTCGAGCGCTACACGCTCGACGAGATGCGCGTGACGACGGCGCCGCTCACCGCGCGGATCGCCGAACTCGAGCGGCAACTCGCCCGGCTTCGAACTGCGGCGTCTGTCGCGGGAGCATCGGATCACGCCGGCGCTTGA
- a CDS encoding CorA family divalent cation transporter — translation MIPDRLAQPPLAGIPGCLWFVRFNGAGESEPGTAEDFENIGAPREGFLWLHMDLADVRTRPLLARIAALSEDARDSLCDPVDHQHLEYSEGMVSGALLDYERDLGGPTSRTDYVRFAAGASFFISARRLPMDSVEAAHIAINRGARLTSPIDLFEMLTDALIDGLARKAAELGAAFDRVEDRIIDQRGRQARPALSAARRDAVRLARQISGLSSTVARLETIEEEVDEQRDNDLRDAAARLIQHAGALTQDVTSLQERARLLQDELNAILSLETNDRLYALTVTTMLLLPATFVTGYFGMNTKNLLFAEDENGTFYATILCVLASATALFLMRRWGLAGAPESEDQRPAAPERRDRPADRSF, via the coding sequence ATGATTCCAGACCGCCTCGCACAGCCGCCGCTCGCCGGAATTCCCGGATGTCTATGGTTCGTGCGGTTTAACGGCGCCGGCGAATCCGAACCCGGAACGGCCGAAGACTTCGAAAACATCGGCGCGCCGCGCGAGGGATTCCTGTGGCTGCACATGGATCTCGCCGACGTGCGCACGCGCCCGCTGCTGGCGCGCATCGCGGCGCTTTCCGAAGACGCGCGCGATTCGCTGTGCGATCCCGTCGACCACCAGCACCTTGAATATTCAGAAGGGATGGTCAGCGGCGCGCTGCTCGATTATGAGCGCGATCTCGGCGGCCCCACCTCGCGCACCGACTATGTCCGCTTCGCCGCTGGCGCAAGCTTTTTCATCAGCGCGCGGCGGCTGCCGATGGACAGCGTCGAGGCGGCGCACATCGCCATCAATCGCGGCGCGCGCCTCACCTCGCCGATCGATCTGTTCGAAATGCTGACGGATGCGCTGATCGACGGGCTGGCGCGTAAAGCCGCAGAACTCGGCGCGGCCTTCGATCGCGTCGAGGACCGCATCATCGATCAGCGCGGCCGCCAGGCGCGGCCGGCGCTCAGCGCCGCGCGGCGCGACGCGGTGCGTCTGGCGCGCCAGATCAGCGGCTTGTCGTCGACGGTGGCGCGCCTCGAAACGATCGAGGAGGAGGTCGACGAACAGCGGGACAATGATCTGCGCGACGCCGCGGCAAGGCTCATTCAACACGCCGGCGCGCTGACACAGGACGTCACCAGCCTTCAGGAGCGCGCCCGTCTCCTGCAAGACGAGCTCAACGCCATCCTCAGCCTGGAGACCAACGACCGGCTCTATGCTTTGACAGTGACGACGATGCTGCTGCTGCCGGCGACCTTCGTCACCGGCTATTTCGGCATGAACACCAAGAATCTGCTCTTCGCGGAGGACGAGAACGGCACATTTTACGCGACGATCCTCTGCGTGCTCGCTTCGGCGACGGCGCTTTTCCTGATGCGCCGCTGGGGACTTGCCGGCGCGCCCGAGAGCGAGGATCAGCGGCCGGCCGCGCCGGAGCGTCGGGACCGGCCGGCCGACAGGAGCTTTTGA
- a CDS encoding LysR family transcriptional regulator: MDRLHELEAFVAVADAGGFAKAGRRLRLSPPAVTRAISALEDRLGARVFNRTTRSLTITDVGQRFLESARRILSDLDCAEHEAVGETAVPHGHLSLTASVTFGRTALTPVVCAFLSQHPRVTMSVLLLDRIANLVEEGIDLAVRIGPLPDSNLVAKKIGTVRRILVASPDYLVRRGVPKTPADLRLHSMIAFTGLMPNREWRFLDGKKGNSVSFVPRLEINDAAASIAAAEMGDGITVALSYMVADQIRDGRLAPLLDNFTPPPVPVHLVYPQSRLVSSKLRAFIDFTAPRLRATLDGLNIS, translated from the coding sequence ATGGATCGTCTTCACGAGCTCGAGGCGTTTGTCGCCGTCGCCGACGCCGGCGGCTTCGCCAAAGCGGGAAGGCGCTTGCGCCTGTCTCCCCCTGCGGTGACCCGAGCGATTTCTGCGCTCGAAGACCGTCTCGGCGCCCGCGTCTTCAACCGGACGACCCGCAGCCTGACCATCACGGATGTCGGTCAGCGCTTCCTGGAAAGCGCACGGCGCATCCTGAGCGATCTCGATTGCGCCGAACACGAAGCCGTCGGCGAAACGGCGGTTCCGCATGGCCATCTCTCGCTGACGGCCTCGGTGACATTTGGTCGGACGGCCCTCACGCCCGTGGTGTGCGCGTTTCTTAGCCAGCACCCGCGCGTCACCATGTCGGTGCTGCTGCTCGATCGCATCGCCAACCTCGTGGAGGAAGGGATCGATCTTGCGGTCCGCATCGGTCCGTTGCCGGATTCAAATTTGGTCGCGAAGAAGATCGGAACCGTTCGAAGGATATTGGTTGCGAGCCCGGACTATCTCGTGCGGCGGGGCGTTCCGAAGACTCCAGCCGATCTACGTCTCCACTCCATGATCGCGTTCACTGGCCTCATGCCTAACCGGGAGTGGCGCTTTCTCGACGGCAAAAAAGGCAACAGCGTTTCGTTTGTCCCGCGGCTCGAGATCAATGACGCCGCGGCATCCATCGCCGCGGCGGAAATGGGCGATGGGATCACCGTGGCGCTGTCGTACATGGTCGCCGACCAGATTCGCGACGGCCGACTCGCGCCGCTTCTCGACAATTTCACGCCGCCGCCCGTCCCAGTTCACCTTGTCTATCCTCAGAGCCGGCTGGTCTCCTCCAAACTGAGAGCTTTCATCGACTTCACCGCGCCGCGCCTTCGCGCAACGCTCGATGGCCTTAACATCTCCTAA
- a CDS encoding carboxymuconolactone decarboxylase family protein — MARIAVIDPKSATGEAKKLLDAVQASLGAVPNFIRALANSPAALNAFLGIYGIAGAGFLDPQTRERIALAVAEQNACQYCVSAHTAIGRKAGLDTQEMLANRIGRSSDAKAEAALAFARALVEHAGQVSKAEFDAVRAAGHSDGEIIEIITHVAMNIFTNLLGKATQIEIDFPEIQLNKAA, encoded by the coding sequence ATGGCTCGAATTGCCGTCATCGACCCCAAATCCGCCACTGGCGAAGCCAAGAAATTGCTGGACGCCGTCCAGGCCAGCCTCGGCGCGGTCCCCAACTTCATCCGCGCGCTGGCCAATTCCCCGGCGGCGCTGAACGCGTTCCTCGGCATCTACGGGATCGCCGGCGCGGGTTTTCTCGACCCGCAAACGCGCGAGCGTATCGCGCTGGCCGTCGCCGAACAGAACGCCTGCCAGTATTGCGTCTCGGCGCACACGGCGATCGGCCGCAAGGCCGGTCTCGACACTCAGGAGATGCTGGCGAACCGCATCGGCCGTTCGTCGGACGCCAAGGCGGAAGCCGCGCTCGCCTTCGCCCGCGCGCTCGTCGAACATGCCGGACAGGTGAGCAAGGCCGAATTCGACGCCGTTCGCGCGGCCGGGCATTCGGATGGCGAGATCATCGAGATCATCACGCATGTCGCGATGAACATCTTCACCAATCTGCTGGGCAAGGCCACGCAGATCGAGATCGACTTCCCGGAAATCCAGCTGAACAAGGCCGCCTGA
- a CDS encoding antitoxin — protein sequence MSSTRIFKSGNSLAVRIPRGIAFDEGAEVVVRRHGGSLVVTPARLDMAELVARLKAAPPPSSIARPEFKPPKRLFDAR from the coding sequence ATGAGCTCCACGCGCATTTTCAAATCGGGCAACAGTCTTGCGGTAAGAATTCCGCGCGGAATCGCATTTGATGAAGGCGCCGAAGTCGTCGTGCGGCGGCATGGCGGAAGTCTTGTGGTGACGCCGGCGCGGCTCGACATGGCCGAACTCGTCGCGCGGCTCAAAGCCGCGCCGCCGCCGTCCTCGATCGCCCGCCCCGAGTTCAAGCCGCCCAAGCGGCTGTTCGACGCCCGCTAG
- the prfB gene encoding peptide chain release factor 2 (programmed frameshift) — protein MRAEPLALKADIEQSIGLLRRHLDVDASQRRLAELNVRAEDPALWNDPEAAQKLMRERTQLEEQVGALSSLERELEDALTLVELGEAEGDAATEKEGVEALKSILKQARARQTEALFSGEADANDTYIEVHSGAGGTESQDWARMLFRMYARWGDRHKFHVEVIEETPGEEAGIKSGTLLVKGHNAHGWAKTESGVHRLVRISPFDSNARRHTSFASVWVYPVVDDRIEVNVNESDCRIDTYRSSGAGGQHVNTTDSAIRITHIPTGIVVACQAERSQHKNRATAWNMLRARLYERELEMREAEANKVAASKTEIGWGHQIRSYVLQPYQLVKDLRSGFTSGTPSDVLDGELDDFMQASLAQRIYGGPETVEDVE, from the exons ATGCGCGCCGAACCGCTTGCGCTGAAAGCCGACATCGAGCAGTCCATCGGACTGCTGAGGAGGCATCTT GACGTCGACGCCTCGCAACGGCGCCTCGCCGAACTGAACGTCCGGGCGGAAGACCCCGCGCTCTGGAACGATCCCGAAGCCGCACAAAAACTGATGCGCGAGCGCACCCAGCTGGAAGAGCAGGTGGGGGCGCTCTCCAGCCTCGAGCGCGAGCTCGAAGACGCGCTGACGCTTGTCGAACTCGGCGAAGCCGAGGGCGACGCGGCGACCGAAAAAGAGGGCGTCGAAGCGCTCAAAAGCATCCTGAAACAGGCGCGGGCCCGCCAGACCGAGGCGCTGTTTTCCGGCGAAGCCGACGCCAATGACACCTATATCGAGGTTCATTCCGGCGCCGGCGGCACCGAGAGCCAGGACTGGGCGCGCATGCTGTTTCGCATGTACGCCCGCTGGGGCGACCGCCACAAATTCCACGTCGAGGTGATCGAGGAGACGCCGGGCGAAGAGGCCGGCATCAAGTCCGGCACGCTGCTCGTCAAGGGACACAACGCCCATGGCTGGGCGAAGACCGAGTCCGGCGTGCACCGGCTGGTGCGCATTTCCCCGTTCGACTCCAACGCCCGCCGCCATACGAGCTTCGCCTCGGTCTGGGTCTATCCGGTGGTCGATGACCGGATCGAGGTGAACGTCAATGAGTCCGACTGTCGTATAGACACGTATAGATCATCAGGCGCGGGCGGCCAGCACGTCAATACGACCGATTCGGCGATCCGGATCACCCATATCCCGACCGGCATCGTCGTCGCCTGTCAGGCGGAACGCTCGCAGCACAAGAACCGCGCCACCGCCTGGAACATGCTGCGCGCAAGGCTCTATGAACGCGAGCTCGAAATGCGCGAAGCCGAGGCCAATAAGGTCGCGGCGTCGAAGACCGAGATCGGCTGGGGCCATCAGATCCGCAGCTATGTGCTGCAGCCCTATCAGCTGGTGAAGGATCTGCGCTCCGGCTTCACGTCCGGCACGCCCTCCGACGTTCTCGACGGCGAACTCGACGACTTCATGCAGGCCTCACTGGCGCAGCGCATATATGGCGGTCCCGAGACGGTCGAGGACGTCGAGTAG
- a CDS encoding PIN domain-containing protein, with product MARYLLDTNIVIAAALGLPGVLDRLAALEIGDVAVSAISLAETLGATAAEHNGRLAENVALLAENLDVLPFDRGAADAYGALLRKLDPKRRRTLDRMIAAQALDLGLTLVVANSEDFDDIHGLTVEKWA from the coding sequence ATGGCGCGCTACCTGCTCGACACCAATATCGTCATCGCCGCGGCGCTGGGCCTTCCCGGCGTGCTTGATCGGCTCGCCGCGCTGGAGATCGGCGACGTGGCGGTCTCGGCGATCAGTCTCGCCGAAACGCTTGGCGCGACCGCCGCCGAACATAATGGACGGCTCGCGGAGAATGTCGCGCTGCTCGCCGAAAATCTGGATGTGCTGCCTTTCGACCGCGGCGCCGCCGACGCCTATGGCGCGCTGCTCCGCAAACTCGACCCGAAGCGCCGCCGTACGCTTGATCGAATGATCGCCGCGCAGGCGCTCGATCTCGGCCTCACGCTGGTCGTGGCGAACAGCGAGGATTTCGACGATATTCATGGCCTGACGGTCGAGAAATGGGCGTGA